In Epinephelus moara isolate mb chromosome 9, YSFRI_EMoa_1.0, whole genome shotgun sequence, a genomic segment contains:
- the LOC126396047 gene encoding BTB/POZ domain-containing protein KCTD9-like produces MRRVTLFVNGTSSNGKVVAVYGSLEDLLSAASSKLGIRASSVYNGNGGLIDDITLIRDDDVLYVSEGDSIEDPQDDLPGPEKDQTHTDWLTLNVGGRCFTTTRSTLVSKEPESMLAHMFRDKDVWGNKQDSQGAYLIDRSPDYFEPILNYLRHGQLIINEGINPLGVLEEARFFGIEQLAEQLETLIKSSQPPDDHSPLSRKEFIRYLLATTTKSELRCQGLNFTGADLSRLDLRYINFKMANLRGANLTHANLSGANLERADLSMACLDAANLQGVKMLCTNAEGASLRGCNFEDPAGIKANLEGANLKGVDMEGSQMTGINLRVATLKNAKLKNCNLRGATLAGTDLENCDLSGCDLQEANLRGSNVKGAIFEEMLTPLHMSQSVR; encoded by the exons ATGAGAAGAGTCACTCTGTTCGTTAACGGAACCTCCTCTAACGGAAAG GTGGTGGCCGTGTACGGGTCCCTGGAGGACCTGCTGTCTGCGGCCAGCTCCAAACTGGGAATAAGAGCCTCTAGTGTTTATAACGGGAACGGCGGCCTCATAGATGACATCACGTTAATCAG agATGATGACGTGCTCTACGTATCAGAGGGAGATTCAATCGAAG ACCCTCAGGACGACCTCCCAGGCCCTGAGAAGGATCAGACTCACACTGATTGGCTGACGCTCAACGTCGGTGGACGCTGCTTCACCACCACCAG GAGCACGCTGGTCAGCAAGGAGCCAGAGAGCATGTTGGCCCACATGTTCAGAGACAAAG ACGTGTGGGGGAACAAGCAGGACTCTCAGGGGGCGTACCTGATAGACCGCAGTCCGGACTACTTTGAACCCATCCTGAATTATCTGAGACACGGACAGCTCATCATCAACGAAGGCATCAACCCTCTGg GTGTTCTGGAAGAGGCTCGATTCTTTGGTATCGAACAGCTGGCCGAGCAGCTGGAGACGCTCATAAAG TCCTCTCAGCCTCCTGATGACCACTCGCCTCTGAGCCGCAAGGAGTTCATCAGGTACCTGCTGGCGACGACGACCAAGTCAGAGCTGCGGTGTCAG GGTCTGAACTTCACCGGGGCAGATCTGTCTCGGCTGGATCTGCGCTACATCAACTTCAAGATGGCCAACCTGAGAGGAGCCAACCTGACCCACGCCAACCTGAGCGGGGCCAACCTGGAGAGAGCAGACCTGTCCATGGCCTGTCTCGAT gcaGCCAACCTTCAGGGTGTGAAGATGCTGTGCACCAACGCTGAGGGAGCGTCACTGAGAGGCTGTAACTTTGAAGATCCTGCAGGAATCAAAGCCAACCTGGAGG gagccAACCTGAAGGGTGTGGACATGGAGGGGAGCCAGATGACGGGGATCAACCTGAGGGTCGCCACGCTGAAAAACGCCAAACTGAAGAACTGTAACCTGAGAGGAGCGACGCTGGCGGGGACCGACCTGGAG AACTGTGACCTGTCAGGATGTGACCTTCAGGAGGCGAACCTGAGAGGCTCCAATGTGAAGGGCGCCATCTTCGAGGAGATGCTGACTCCACTGCACATGTCTCAGAGTGTGcggtaa